The Vitis vinifera cultivar Pinot Noir 40024 chromosome 3, ASM3070453v1 region ttttctcttcaatttcCATCTcaatttcccttttcttttccaattcACTCTTCTACGCGTTTCTGATCCGTTAATATCCTCCACTTCATCGCTCTGCACTAAATGCGATGGTGGTCTGCAAATGCCGAAAGGTACACATCCATCTATCCCTGCATCAATTGATGATTGATTGAAACTCGTATGAATTTTGTGTTTTCTGTTGTGGTGTTGAAATGCGTGATTGCTTTTGGTGGTGTGGGTTTCAGATCTGATTGTCTCGGCGATCTCCGAGTTTTGGGTTTTTTGGACTGTTTGGATTGATGTTCGGTTCTAGATTTATTGAAATTTGTAAATTGTGATTGGTCTATGCTGTTTGTGTAGCTTGGTGTGATGTAATTTAGCTTTTGGTGTTGTTGTTTGGAGTTAATTCGAAATTTGGGTTTAAATTGCAACTTTGAAGACTGACATGTGAGGAGGTTTTGGGTTTCAGGCAACCAAGTTGTACTGTTTCGTGCACAAGGTCCCGGTTTGTGGAGAATGCATCTGTTTTCCTGAGCACCAAATATGCGTGGTACGGATATTGGATTTTTGCTTGTTTGACTTGTGTTTTATGTGCTGCGGATTTTCGGAAGAATTTGTTTGGATTATGTTTTATGTCTCTTTCCATCATATACCACCATTTGAATTTTGTGCGTGTTGCAAAAATTTGTAGTTTGGTTAATCTATTGTTTTGGAGTTTGCTAAGAAGAGTTTTTGGTCTCAGAATGAAATACTACACTGGGATTTTTTGTTGAGATTATGGGAACTGTTGTTTGTTATTTTGAGAAAGAGTACATGATCATGAGGATGGATGAACAGTGGTTGGCTCAGTTTGATTGCATGCCTCTTATTATTCTATTGAATGGTATTTGCCTTTTTTGATGATGTAAGTTGGTTTTATATTCTAGTGGGCTCCTTGAACAACCTTGATTTCTTTTTTGGGCTAATAAATTTGTAGAAACTCAACTAATTTCACCTGAGAAATTCTCATCCCaatgtttttaatgatttttttaatgaatttcatTCACCTTAGATATGATTTAATAGGGTATTAGGAAGACTTTTTTGGTCTTgctttattttacatatttatttatttttgggtatTAAATTAAACTGCTTAGATAGATTGACTTGAAGCTGTAACTGTTTCTGTCAAGTGTTAATTAACATAATAGAGAATAGGTTTATAAGGGTAATAATTTGTGGAAAACTCTGAGTTGCATTCACCTGCATCTGGATCCATGTAGCAGTGTTAATACATGACTGCTATTTTCCCTTTTGTGTGTCTGTGCATCTGCTGCATCCATATATTCATGCAACCAAAATAGTTCTTGTTGTCCATATGGTGGTCGCAGCAATTTCAGGCACCATGCTGAATTTATCTTGACATTTATCCTAGGTCCGTACGTACTCAGAATGGGTGATAGATGGAGAGTATGATTGGCCTCCAACATGTTGTCTTTGTCAAGCGGCACTCCAAGAGGGGACGGATTCTCAAACGACTCGATTAGGCTGCTTGCGTATGTGCTCTGTTTGATTTAGTCATTGCCTCCTATATGCAATTTTTCTCTTTGAAAGAAAGCCTATTATTGTCATTCtgcaaaacttaatattttctttttggcttATTTTAGATATCATACACACAAATTGTTTGGTTTCACATATTAAAAGTTTTCCTCCGCACACTGCACCAGCTGGATATGCATGTCCTGCATGTTCCACTTCGGTAAGTATTGCCTTTAGAAGTTATCCATAATTTTATCTACTTTggttgatttcattttttttccttcttaattaataaatcatGGCTGGAAGTGGTAGCAGTTGCTAGTATTCTTGGagaaaaaattagtaataacaagcattttttaaaatttcacaaTGTGTTGTTACCTTtcttttatctctctctctctctctctctcttttgtttaaaaattaattagttttatacTACTGAATGTGTTTTTAAAGATAAAGAACTCAAAGGTCTAAAAGATGCATATGAGCAGCAGATTAACATGGGCAACTACTGCATAACACCGAGATACAAAATCAAACAAGGCAAAGTGGTTTCCCATTGGCGAATCAATTGTTGAAGGACTCTGCTTCACTGCAGTGAGTCTCTTGCATTAATGTAAATGCTCTTACTGAAGCTCTAGGTTCTGGTTAATTTAGAACTCCTAGAGGCTAAATTTTTTGGTTAATTTAGAATTGAAAGAGGCTCAATTCTTGAAGATTTTACTACTGTTTGGAGTGGCTCAAAAGTCTCTCAGTGGATAATTACTTTATGACTGTCCCGCTGCAGTCCAATGTGACACTGGGATTCTAAGTAATTTGAGTGATTTCTGGTCTGTCTCTGGCGTCATTTAGACATCCTTGATATTTACTGGCTACTTGTCTGTTGGTagtgaaatattttcaaatttttagttttttaattaattagttctgAGTAACCCTCCTACACTGTtgattcccattaatttatctATTACCCCTCTTTCTCTTAGTTTGTTATATTAGGGAAGTAGTCCCATTAAATCTATCTCTCTTTCTCATACATATAATTCTTCTATTGGAAGGATAACTTTTTCTTTAGTGCTAAAGAAAGAAACATTTAAAGTTTCTCTctgattatatatttttcattcctCATCAACTTCTATGGGAAGTGATTTTTTCTGCaagtaattattttattctagACCATCTTTgcccttttatataaaaaatgactttgacAGGGCTAAAATTTTGTGTGTTGGTCTGTTTCATCTCTTCAAGAAAAATGTTAATCTGATAATAATAGCCCTTTTGATGATCAAATATTCACCAAAGACGTTTTTACGTTATTATGTTTTACTACTACTACGacaattattgttattattattattgtttattacAAGGTTCCTGTCCATCACTTAAGGGCTAGTTGCATATGAAAAGTGAAAGCAATTAAAATTTATCTTGTGATCTCTAAATGCTTAATGCCATTCCTCCTAATGGATCATTATCTACAACAAGATGTGTTCTGAATTTTGCAAAATAGTAAACACTCAATCATGCTACCTCCTTCCGGCCTTTTGTCAATTTTCAACAAATTATGTTGACCATTTTGGCTTTGTCAATGTTAAGACTTTAACGGAAATATTTGTCAGGTATACATTGTTGACTTGTTACTTAACAATTTAAACTGTTAAGTTAAACACTAGTAACTTGGCATGGTATCAAAGTTTTCATGTGAACCCCATTGCCTATATATTATCCCTCATTGATTTCACCCATTCACAAACAAGAGGAGGCTTCATGCAAGAGATTTGTTAGTTGGACATACATTGTTGGCTCATCAACTCACAACTTAAGCTTTTGGGTTTAATCGGTAGATTGACAAGTCTTTATGGTGTTATTTTAGACCTTTGTTCCTTCCATGCTGGTTTTAGGTCTAATTCATTTCTGATGATGCTTTGTTTGTGTAGATATGGCCCCCTAAAAGCGTTAGAGATTCAGGGTCACGTCTTCATTCAAAATTGAAGGAAGCTATCATGCAGGTAAAGTCCATGCCACATTCCTAGATTATTGTAAACATGTTCTCGCTTTAATGAAATGTGACAATCACTATTTACTGTTTCTTTATTTGTACAATTACAGTTCTATTGACCTGCTGAACTTCTTTAGCATTGTATTAGAATGCATTATGCGTGTTGGGTTGTAACTTGTAATGCCAACAGGTGCTACTTTGGGTTGCCTccctttttaggtactctttGTTTTGCCTATCCGCTAAGTGTTAGATAGATTTAATTCCTAGATCTTAGGACACGAGTACATTGTCAAATTGAATTGTATGACTAAGAACATCCTCCAACTTGAGGCTAAGTAGACTTGCAAGGAATTTGGAATTGCCAAATTcgtttttttatctttgtttgGCATCATTATCGGATCCATATTTGTCATTGGGCAAGTCAGACACATATTCCATGTGACGGCTGGCTCCCAaatgtgtagatattgtttgctcCGGGCTTAAAGGGCTCTCACAACTTTCAAATGCATCTATGGGATTAAAAGGAGCCCATACATATATAGTGCTAAGAACTTTTTTCCCTATTTGACGTGGGATATTAGAATAACCCCAAgcccgcccccccccccccccccccccccccccccaccaaGACACAATGTCCTTGTTGTGTGTCCCACGGGATTGCAGGGTTGAATAAATAAGCACCCCTTAtgaagccaaacaaacccctacACCTGGGTTGGGGATCGGCTTTGATACATCACAACCTGCTCCAAACTGTGTAGATGTTGTTCACTATGGGCCCAAACAGCCCTCATGGCATTAAAACTTGTTTACGAGATTAAGAGgagctcatatatatatatatatagggcaAAAACATTTTCCCCTGTCCAATGTGGGATACCACATTCCATATCCAAACCATTGTCAATATTTGACATGTGTGATTCTCATACTTTGCAGTGTCTATGTGACATAAGTTCTAATTTATGGAAGCACATCCATTTTTGAATTCTTCTCCATGGGTTTCCCTTCTAGCTACATGCTTAGCATTCCAACATGCATGGTTGTATGACTAGGTTTCCAAGGCATCATTTTGTCATTAAACTAGGGGGAAGTAAAAGGATATCCATGGGCTGAAGGCCTTTTGAGGGGACTCTGATAGTTGGTTAttgaaatatatcaaaatatcaaCGTGTTAAAAATTCTGTTAATTTAACCAAATCTCTAAGATGATATGTTGCCCAATGGTGCATCTATGGTCCAAATGTTCCTATAAAAATCTTGGTGCTATCATGAAAGTTGGTTAGGgtcttagaattttttattgtaGTTGATATTATGGATTTCACATCATATTTCTTGTTTGTTTGTGAGTTGTATGTGCATCATGCAGCTGCTTGCAAACATCAAGATTTCTTCATTTAGCAgtggaaaaaatttcaatgtgGAATCATACAGTTTTTTAATGTCAAGTTTTCTTCACCAGTAGAAGAAGAAATTTTGAGAGTCTTGATTATCGTATTTAAGTGGTGTAAATCTTCCAATATCTTCATATCCTTCAATGTGGGAAGGTGAAGCTGGTTGTCATATCTTTGGAGTCTCTGCTGATCATTTTGGTTGGCTACTTTGCTGGACTTTAAAACCTTGGTATAAGAACTTCTTTCAAAATTGATTGGCAACATTTTGCTCACTTGTGATTTTGGGAGAATGTTGTGGACTCCTTGTATGAAATTTTGCCCTATTGGATTGCTGAGATTAATCTAAAGTTGATTGAAGCTCACTGGTATATACCCTGTTTTGGGGTTTTAGATTTAGTATGACTTTGGCTCTTATtctcctcttcttctttcttttaattttcgAGATGATATTTGCAAACCAAGGGCTGATCTCTGTTGCTTCTAATGGTTCTGTGTAATTTTAAAATGGGAGAGTGCATGTGGGACTACATGATAGATCCATATACTGTAGTCATTGTTTGTGGATCACTATTTCAAATCAACTGTTATAGCAATGCtacaaattataaatatgtGGCTAAAATATGTAGCAGGATAATAAGCTGGGGAACTCTGTGGTGTATTAAATAAGTAGAAGGTTCCTTTGCAGGAGAGCTGACCTTGTTGATCTTGCTAAACTCCCTGCTTTTGGATAACTCTGGTTTGCTCTTATGTGCAGACTGGCATGGAAAAGAACTTATTTGGAAATCATCCAGTTTCATTACCAGCAGTGGAATCTCGTAGTCCTCCTCCTGCTTTTGCCTCAGATCCTCTGATGCATGTCTCTGCTACAAGCTCATCACCCTCAATAGCAAAGGATGAAACAAACTTTACTGATGGTTACTCATCTGCCAATGGAACTGGCCCTTCTAAACTTTCCGTATCAGATATTGTGGAAATAGATGGTCCTAGCTCAGCAGGGAATGCGCAGATCTCTAATCATGAgacaaattttatgaaaagcaCAAGTCCCTCTGGTGTAAGACGATTTTGCTGTTAAAATATGGCATCTAGATTATATACTATTCAAATCATTCTCTGATTGCATATATGTGCCAATTTGATGAAAAAGAGTATGGGTGTGCACATTTGATGTGCTTTTTCATATATGTTTTTAACTTGTAGTCTTGTACAAATCTGATTTGATTATTGTTTTGCAACACAGCCTGGTGCTACAACGCGAAAGAGTGGATTATAT contains the following coding sequences:
- the LOC100242874 gene encoding uncharacterized protein LOC100242874 yields the protein MVVCKCRKATKLYCFVHKVPVCGECICFPEHQICVVRTYSEWVIDGEYDWPPTCCLCQAALQEGTDSQTTRLGCLHIIHTNCLVSHIKSFPPHTAPAGYACPACSTSIWPPKSVRDSGSRLHSKLKEAIMQTGMEKNLFGNHPVSLPAVESRSPPPAFASDPLMHVSATSSSPSIAKDETNFTDGYSSANGTGPSKLSVSDIVEIDGPSSAGNAQISNHETNFMKSTSPSGPGATTRKSGLYVERQNSEISYYADDDEDGTHKKYTRRGPFHHKFLRALLPFWSSALPTLPVTAPSRKDASNADDVLESRPRHQRSSRMDPRKVLLIIAIMACMATMGILYYRLAQRGLGKEMPDDEQQ